ATCGTGTGGGCTCGAAGGAGTCCGGGTTGGACCAGTGCGCGGGGTCTCGGTGCAGGTGCTGGTTGGAGATCATCAGCGTCGTCCCCGCGGGCAGCGTGACGCCGGCGAACTGAACGTCCTTGACCGGAGTGCGGATGAAGATGCGGACCGCGGGAAGAATCCGCAGCGCCTCCAGGGTGACGGCCTCGACCCACCGCGCGTCGTTCAAACGCTCGAGGGTGGGGGGGCCCCCGGCGAACGTGGCGGCCTCGGTCACGAGTCGCGCCTCGGCGCCGGGGTGCTTCTGCAACTGGTGGAACGCGCCCACCAGCGTGGTGCACGACGAGAAGACACCCCCGTAGAACATCAGCGCGACGTGGCGCGCCAGCCACTGGTCATCGAAGCCGGGCATCTCGCGCAGCATCCACGACATCAGGTCATTCGCCCCCGGCTTGGGGGAGCGGCGCAAGGCACCGAGACGCTCCTCGAAGTACCGGTAGAACCGCTCACGGGCCGCCTCGAAGCCCTTGGGCAACGAGACGAACCTCAAGGGCAGATTGGACTGGAGCCGGGCATCCGCTCCCTTGGCGAGCAGCATGAAGTCCTCGTACACCGAGTCCGGCGTCTTCTCGCCCGTGCCGGCAACGGCGAAGGCGTCGAACGTCAGCCGGCGGAGCGCGGGCGCGAGATCGACCGTCTTCCCGCTCGCGATGAGGGCATCGACGGACTCGGCGATCACCGCCTGCATGGGGGCGACCTGGGCGGCCAGCCACCGCGGTGACCAGGGCTGGACGAAGGGATCCTGCTGGCGCTTCGTGGCCCAGTCCCCATTCAGGTTCGCGATGAAGATCGAGTGCTCCGTCGTGGTCGGCTTGAGTTGCTCGTGGAGCGAGCCCTTCTCGAACTCCATGCGGCGGGAGTCGACCACCTGCTCGATGAGCGTGGGATCATTGAGCACCAGGGCCGGCTTGGGCCCCAGCCAGACCACGGTGACACCTCCGTACTCACGGCCGTAGCGCGCGCAGACGTTCCAGGGCTTCTCGCCACCGAGGAAGTCTCCGGCGTTGCCGAGGATTCCAGGCACGGGCCCGGGCAGGGACGCGAAGGCCCGGCGCCTGGAGCCGAAGAACAGGTTGAACAGACCGCGAGACAGCAGGTTCGGCACGGATGGACTCCTTGGAGACACGGGTGGGGCGGGAGGAGCAACGACTCAGACGGTGATGCCGCAGGGGATCCGGTCGGGCTGGAGCACCGTGTAGGGCACGTCGCGTTTCGCGTTGCGGGCCTTCACCACTTCGAGCTGGGCACGCAACCGCTCGTAGAGCCGCTCCCGGATGGCGAGGAACCCGGGCTCCTGGAAGTACGTCTCCCGCCACCCGCCCTCGTTGAGCAGGAACTCCTCGTCCTCGCCGAAGCTGGCGAGCGCGCGTCCGATGGCGACCTGCCAGAGTGTCTGGGATTTGGTCGGAATGATCTCGGCGATGTCTTCCAGGCGCAGCACGCCCTTCCGCTCCGGGGGAGGCTTGCGCATGCACAGCGGCGCGTTGGGGACGAAGGCGTAGTGCTCGTACTGGAGGTAGTTCACCGCGGCGTGGTGGACGCTGCCCGTGTAGAGCACGGTGGTGAGGATGTCGGTGAGGTCCGCGACACGCTCGAGCCTGGCGCAGGGCATCTTGTCGACGGGGATGCCGTGCGCGAGGAGATCGGCCCACCATGCCTGTATCTCGGTGTCGTTCACGAGGTCGGCGTCGGACTTGTAGAAGGGGGCGAGCACGCCTCCCACGAACTCCTCGAGGGCGTCCCACAGCGGCAGGGCATCGTCCCGGTACGGGTAGTCGGGCAGGATGGCGGGGTCGAGCACGCCCCGGCGCTCGAAGTCCAGGCGCGGCTTGTTGTCCGCCAGCTTCCAGCGCTGGAAGCCCTTCTGGCCCAGCTTGATGTGTCCCTTGTCCGGGCCCCCGGTGGCGATGAAGTCGTCGAACACGCCACCCTCGTCGAGCAGGCCCTTGCGCGCCCCCTCGTTGATGGCGAGCGTGTAGCGGAAGTGGCGGCGCATCAGCTTGTAGACGGGGTGCGGATCCGGCAGGTTGCGCATCGTGGCCATGACGAACGGCTCCACCACGAAGTGCGTGCGCAGCGCGTGCGCGATCATCTGGTGGGCGTTGCCCTCGCTGCAGCGCAGGTAGATCTTCGCGGCGAGCCAATCCGCCTCGGAATCGTTCGGGGTGAACACGGGATCCTTCGCCGGATCCCGGCCCAGTTGGATGGCGAGCGGACGCAGCCGCTGGGAATCCTCGCGGTAGAGCAGGCACCGGGACGCGGGCGCCCAGCGCCGCTCCTCCACTCCGTGCTCGTCGACCTTGCGGAACATGGGAATGCCCTCGAGCACCTCGAAGTCGAGCAGGAACACCCGCCTGGCCTCGAGCGCCCCCGCCAGCGTGGTGCCCGGCGACAGCAGCCCCCGGACCTCTTGGTCCGTGAGCGGCATCCCCTGGGGCAGGGCGGTGATGCTCGTGATGTGGAGCGGATTGACGCCCTGGACGGCCTGCCGCGCGAACTCGTGGTCGTCCTGCCACCGCTCGGCGAGCTTGGGCAATTCCAGGTGCCTGAGGATTCCGAAGGTATCCACCAACCCATTCCAGGCATCGGTCAGGATGGGCAGGTGCAGCCGGAGCGTGGCCATCGTCTTGGCGATGACGCCCTCGTAGCTGCCCTCGGTCAGGCCCCGGTACAGCTCGTCCTTGGGCAGCGGGCGCTCCTTGCTGATGTCGAGCGCGCCGGGCAACGAGGCGGTCGCCTCGGCGGGGCGCCAGGGGTACATCTTCTTGCGGTTCTCGAGCTGCGCGCGGCGGGCCTCCACCGCGCGTACGTGCCGCACGTTCTGCGGCAACACGGCCGAGCCCTCGAGGACCTCGACCGTCGTATGGGCCAGGACCCAGCGGTAGTGCGGAAAGTGCCAGCTGTTGCCACCCGAGGTGACATGGGCGAAGTCGAGGAGCCAGTCACCCGCCAGTCCCCCGGCGTTGGTGAAGCGCAGCAGGAGCAGCTCACCGACATCCCGGGTCACGAGCGTATAGACATCTTCCGTTCCCGCCTCGAAGTCGTTGTGGAAGCGCTTGTCCAGGACGTGCTGCTCGCTCTCTCCCCGCGAGCCCACCAGAACAACGCTGATGTCGGTGTCCGTCCCCGACCCCAGACGCGCGCCCGTGCGAACCTTGATCTTGTATTCCACGCTCATGGCTCCACCTCCGTGCAGCTCCCATGCCGTATGTCCGATGGGGAACGCATCGCATCATCACGCGCGCCACGGCGCCAGCGACTCCCCCGTGTCGCATGGCTGACACGTCGAGCGACACGGGCCGACACGTCGAACGACACGGGCTGACACGGTGTCCCGAGCGGGATGTGCGACAACCACCTCCACGAGGGTCCTGGAGCTGCTCCCACGGAAAACCCGTGGATTTTCCGCATGATTCTTCCGCTCGCCGGCTCTGACTCGATGCAGGGCATTCAACTCCAAGAGGGGGAAGTGCATGAAGCCGGTGTGTCTGTCCGACAGGAAGTCCATGTTCCGTTCGTTCGTGTTCGTCTCGTTCTTCGCCTCGAGCCTCGCGCTTCCGTCCATCGCACTCGCGCAGGAGGGGACGCCGCAGGGAGCTTCCACGCCCATTCGTTCGCAGCGTCGCTTCGCGCTCATGGCGGAGGCCGGGTGGAACACCCTCAGCGGGGTGGGGCTGCAGGCCACCTACCACTTCATGCCCTCGCTCTCGCTCGACATGGCGGGAGGGCTGTCGGCGTCGGGGTGGAAGGGCGGCGCGCGCTTCCGCTACAACTTCCTCGCCTCCAATTTCACGCCCTTCCTGGGCGCGGGATTGATGATGACCGGTGGCGCGGGTGACGAGCCCATCTCCCTCGATACCAACAACAACAGGGTGCTCGCCCGGGTGAAGCCCGCTCCCTTCGCCCAGGTGGTCGGTGGCCTGGAGTTCCTCGCGGATGGAGGCTTCTGCGTCTCGGCGACCGCCGGCTATGCCTTCGCCTTGACCCAGAATCCGGAGATCGTCTCCGGAACCCCCAACGAAGCGCAGCGGCAGGCCTTCCAACTCTTGTACGGCAACGGCATCTCGTTGGGTCTCGCGCTCGGCTACGCCTTCTGACCCGAGCGGACAGGGAGGTGGCACATGCTATCGTCGCCGCCCTTCCCATGCCCTCCCGTGGATTCCAGCTCCTCCTGGCACTGTTGCTCCTCCTGGTGGCGATGCCAGCGGTGGGCGCCAGACCGGCGCTGCCGCCCACCGAAGACGTGATGAAGATGCTGCGGGAGATCCAGACCGCGCGCCTGCGCGGCGGGGCCCCGCAGCTCGCCAGGGACCTGGAGGCGAGCGCCGAGGCACGGCCCTCCGATCCGATGCCCCGCATCTACAAGGCGTGGCTCTCGTTCCCCGCGGACACGTGCTGGAACGAGCTCAAGGCCGTGTCGGTCCTCCACCCGGAGAACCCGTGGCCCCATGTGGGCATGGGGATCATCTACGTGCGCTGGGGGCTGCACGCGGAGGCGAGGGCTTCACTGGCCGCCGCCGTCCGGATTGCGCCGGGCTTCCCGCCCGCCCTCTGGGGCGAGGCCCTGCTGCTGCAGGCGGAGAGCAAGCCGGTGGAGGCGGAGGCTCGCCTGCGCGAGGCACTCTCGCGGCTGGATGTGCCGCAGCTCCACACGGACCTCGGCCTGATGCTCGCGCGGCGGCCGGAGCAGGAGGCCGAGGCACGCGCGGAGCTGGCGCGCTCGGTGGCGGCCTGGCCGGAGCAGCCCGAGGCACTGGAGACGCTGGCCCGGCTCGCCCGCGCGGCGAAGGACGCGCGTCAGGCCGCCGAGGTCGGCGAGCTGCTCGTCTCTCTCCGCCCCCAAGATCTGGAGGCGCACCGGGCGCAGGGCGAGGCGTGGCTCGCCCTGGGCGAGCGGGAGAAGGCCGCGCTCTCGTTCGGCCGGTATGTCGCGCTCGGTGGCTCCTCGCCCGCGCCGCTCTCGATGTTCGCCCGGCTGAACGCCGACCTGGGCAGGTCCGCCGAAGAGGAGAAGATCCTCACCCGGCTCGTGTCCGTGGACACGGCGGACGCGGAGCCGGTGAGCCGCCTGGCCTCGCTGGCCGAGGCCCGGGGAGACCTGGCCGCTACCGAGCAGTGGCTCCTGAAGGCCTCGGAGCGCGCGCCGAAGCGGAGTGACTTCCACGCGCGCCGGGGCCGGCTGCTCGTGAAGCAGGAGCGGTGGCGCGACTCGCTGGAAGCCTACCGTCTGGCGCTCGCCGCCCCCGAGCAGCGCATCGCGGAGGCCGAGGCGGAGGCCGCCGCGGTGGTGAAGCGCTTCCGCCTGATGGCCACGCCCGCGAAGGGGACGC
This is a stretch of genomic DNA from Archangium violaceum. It encodes these proteins:
- a CDS encoding cytochrome P450, with amino-acid sequence MPNLLSRGLFNLFFGSRRRAFASLPGPVPGILGNAGDFLGGEKPWNVCARYGREYGGVTVVWLGPKPALVLNDPTLIEQVVDSRRMEFEKGSLHEQLKPTTTEHSIFIANLNGDWATKRQQDPFVQPWSPRWLAAQVAPMQAVIAESVDALIASGKTVDLAPALRRLTFDAFAVAGTGEKTPDSVYEDFMLLAKGADARLQSNLPLRFVSLPKGFEAARERFYRYFEERLGALRRSPKPGANDLMSWMLREMPGFDDQWLARHVALMFYGGVFSSCTTLVGAFHQLQKHPGAEARLVTEAATFAGGPPTLERLNDARWVEAVTLEALRILPAVRIFIRTPVKDVQFAGVTLPAGTTLMISNQHLHRDPAHWSNPDSFEPTRWLDGGLARDPIGSGHFFPFGRGPRMCVAANFAMVFLRTAIATIAARARVQVASTEPFEEGFFFGVVLPTNVQTKFTAR
- a CDS encoding lipoxygenase family protein, which codes for MSVEYKIKVRTGARLGSGTDTDISVVLVGSRGESEQHVLDKRFHNDFEAGTEDVYTLVTRDVGELLLLRFTNAGGLAGDWLLDFAHVTSGGNSWHFPHYRWVLAHTTVEVLEGSAVLPQNVRHVRAVEARRAQLENRKKMYPWRPAEATASLPGALDISKERPLPKDELYRGLTEGSYEGVIAKTMATLRLHLPILTDAWNGLVDTFGILRHLELPKLAERWQDDHEFARQAVQGVNPLHITSITALPQGMPLTDQEVRGLLSPGTTLAGALEARRVFLLDFEVLEGIPMFRKVDEHGVEERRWAPASRCLLYREDSQRLRPLAIQLGRDPAKDPVFTPNDSEADWLAAKIYLRCSEGNAHQMIAHALRTHFVVEPFVMATMRNLPDPHPVYKLMRRHFRYTLAINEGARKGLLDEGGVFDDFIATGGPDKGHIKLGQKGFQRWKLADNKPRLDFERRGVLDPAILPDYPYRDDALPLWDALEEFVGGVLAPFYKSDADLVNDTEIQAWWADLLAHGIPVDKMPCARLERVADLTDILTTVLYTGSVHHAAVNYLQYEHYAFVPNAPLCMRKPPPERKGVLRLEDIAEIIPTKSQTLWQVAIGRALASFGEDEEFLLNEGGWRETYFQEPGFLAIRERLYERLRAQLEVVKARNAKRDVPYTVLQPDRIPCGITV
- a CDS encoding tetratricopeptide repeat protein, producing MPSRGFQLLLALLLLLVAMPAVGARPALPPTEDVMKMLREIQTARLRGGAPQLARDLEASAEARPSDPMPRIYKAWLSFPADTCWNELKAVSVLHPENPWPHVGMGIIYVRWGLHAEARASLAAAVRIAPGFPPALWGEALLLQAESKPVEAEARLREALSRLDVPQLHTDLGLMLARRPEQEAEARAELARSVAAWPEQPEALETLARLARAAKDARQAAEVGELLVSLRPQDLEAHRAQGEAWLALGEREKAALSFGRYVALGGSSPAPLSMFARLNADLGRSAEEEKILTRLVSVDTADAEPVSRLASLAEARGDLAATEQWLLKASERAPKRSDFHARRGRLLVKQERWRDSLEAYRLALAAPEQRIAEAEAEAAAVVKRFRLMATPAKGTQEQIYNRVSLGLVALYMERLKEKPDLKGILKVRVQVDETGHATQVAVVYDSLGDALLAGHAYFAFLDAQYPPGRAEPVFQYVFRPPK